ATGGATGACGCAGATGAGAGTGATACGAAAGCGGTTCAGGAACGTCTGGAAAACGCTGTAAACAGAGCGGCAAACGCAGCGAGGCGTGTCCTTAACTCTGGGGAAGACATTGCAAAAGCTGCCGAAACAGCCCTCATAGTCTATGCTGAGGCATCCGGTGTAACATGGCAACCGCGTTCCTATGGACACAGTCGTTCAGAATCGGTTTCGTACCAAATTCGGTGCAAAATTGGCACTGATATTGTTACCCTCAGCATCAATTCTGAAGTGGTTCAATTAAAAGCAGAACACAACTTCTCTAAATCAGGGACCAGTTCGCAAGGAACCCCGAGAAGTGCAAGTGTTGTGCTGAGAATCGCAGGTGAGGAAAAGCAGAAAGACGTTTTGAGTGGAGATAACCGATAAATTACGCGTCGAGTCGATTGATAAGGGACGCACTATAACCCGCCCCGAAACCGTTATCGATATTCACGACGGTGACCCCCGACGCACAACTGTTTAGCATCCCTAATAGGGCGGCGAGTCCACCGAAACTGGCACCGTAGCCGATACTCGTCGGGACTGCGATGACAGGGCAATCCACCAATCCACCGACAACACTCGGGAGCGCACCTTCCATCCCCGCAACGACAATAATGACCCGCGCACATAGGAGTTTCTCGTGATTGCTCATGAGTCGATGTAATCCTGCCACGCCGACATCATAAAGACGTTCCGGTTGGTTTCCCATCATCAGCGCGGTTTCGGCGGCTTCCTCGGCTACAGGCAAATCGGAGGTGCCTGCAGAAACAACAAGTATACCCGGAGCCCCTGTATCTTTTGTGGATTGTGAGACAGTGATCGTCCGCCCAAGTTCATTATAGCGTGCCATGGGTTGAACTGCTTGGACGGCTTTATACATGTCAGGTGTGGCACGCGTTGCGAGGAGGGGATGTCCTGCAGCGAGGATACGTTCGCTAATCTGCTGGACATGTTCCACTGTTTTTCCTTGACAGAAGATGACTTCAGGAAATCCAGTGCGGAGCTGCCGATGGTGATCGATCTTTGAAAATCCTAAATCTTCAAAAGGAAGGGTGCGGAGAGATTGCAAGGCATCATCCACTGCCATCTCTCCGCCTTTAACTTGTTCAAGTAGGATTCTCAACTTTGCAATTTCCATTCATCTAACGGATCACTGGACCTGTCGGTATATGGCTCAGGTCCACGATCTTTTATTTCCATCCGTATGCATTGAAAAGGCGTTTAGGCTTCCTCGGTTTCTTCGGCATCATCAACGCCCGGGATAGATCCGGCGATTTTGGATCGGACATCTGCGGAAACTTTACGTCCTGTTTCCACAGCACTTTTTACCTGTTCGCTGGCTTGGTGGATACGTTCCTTTCCACCGTCTACGATGTGGTGAACGCTTTCTTTTCCCTGTTCCACGATAGTCTGAACGCCTTGCCGCGCGCTATCACCGGTCTGGTTTGCAAATTCGACTGTCCGGTTCTTTGCTTCAATCGAAGTGTCACGAATTTTTTGTCGGGTCTCCTTGCCGGAACTCGGGGCATAGAGCAGACTGATAACCGCACCTGCCATAAAGCCGCTAACAAAGGCGAAGATCATTGCGATTCCGTTGTTCTGTCCGTTGTTACTCATTTTTTTGTCCTTTCTATTAAATTGGGATTGTTTTGGTGCAGCTCACAGATCTCCAAATTTGGAGTATTTTAAAGCAGCTTGCAAGTTTCCAAAACACGTTGTTAAAGTTTACGAAAATCAGAGTGGAAAGTTTCAATTCTCATCTTTATCTTTTCATGAGGACCTGTTGCAATTTAAATACGATGTTGCTTTTTTGTAGAAAACTGACAATTTTACCTGACTGAGTTATCCGTTAGACGCCATGGATATCGGAACGTCCTCTTCCGATTCGGAGGGTTGCGTGGCACTGAAACTATCCCATCCTGCTTTGATGCCTTGCCACAAACTTACGACATCAGCAAGGGAAACTGCTATCTGATTCCGGAAAAACGTGGCTTGTTCGATCGTCTGACCGGAAAAACCGCTCACTTTTTGAACCAATTCATCAAGTTCTTGGATGCTTTGGTTCAGGGCGCCGCTCATTTCTTGGATATTGTGCACGGTGGGTTGAATTTCGGACTCACTAATTCCTTGTAAGGAAGCGGTCAAGCCATTCAAATTTTGCAGCAGTTCCGGGAGTTCCTTGTTCACCTCTTTCACCGTCCTGTCCACGTCGGTAATCAATTCTCCGATCTCTTGATTAATGATGTTTTCTGTGGAGTTCAGCGTGTTTCGGATGCTATTTAAAGAGTTTCGGAAGCTACCGATAGCGGCACACATATACCCCGCGAGCGCTGTAAGGGCAATGAGGAAAATACCGAGACTGAATTTCCAAAAAAGTGAGGCAATCAAACTCCAATCCATGATGTCTCCTTTGTGTATTATTAGGGCACCGTTTCTCGTAAACGGCTTTTCACGCACATATCTGTCTTGCAGAAGGGGTATGTGCAAGTTTAAGCTTTAAGTTGTTGTCCGACGATGTCGCGGGTTTTCGCAATTGCTGCGTTCACCTTGCTCGGATTCTTGCCGCCACCTTGCGCGAGTTCTGGGCGACCTCCACCGCGACCGTCAGCCAGTTGGGTGAGTTCGGAGACGATTTTACCCGCATGCAAATCACGGTTCTTCACTAAATCTGCTGTTACGCCAACCACAAAAGCGACTTCGTTTCCTGACACAGCCGCAAGCGCAACAACACCGGATTCTAAACGCGTTTTAAGTTCATCGACGAGTTTCCGTAACCCGTTCCTATCGGCGTCTGTTACAAGTGATGCGACAACTCGCACATCTTCAACAAGCGTCGCACCTTCGACCAAGGTGCCGACGTTCGCAAGGGCTTGCTGGCTTTTAAGTTGTTGGATTTGTTGCGCTAAATCCCGTTGTTCCTGAAGGAGGCGTTCGATTCGTTCGGGCAGCTCAGTTTTGGGCGTTTTCAGCAGATTCGCCACGTTGGCGAGCAGCAGAGTATCTTCTTGAACCGTTGCTACCGCGGCAGTACCGGTTAGTGCCTCAACGCGTCGGACCCCTGCAGCGATACTGCTTTCGCTCATCAGTTTTACGAAACCGAGTTCACCGGTTGCGTCAACATGGGTGCCACCGCAGAGTTCAACGCTGTAATTGCCCGCTTGCACAACACGCACAATGTCGCCGTATTTGTCGCCGAAGAAGGCCAAAGCCCCTTTCGATTTCGCTTCATCTAATGACATTTCACTGATGGACAGCGCGTCATTCCCACGAATTTTTTCGTTGACGAATTCCTCAATGTCTCGTAATTGTTCTGGTGAAACAGATTCGTAGTGTGAAAAATCAAACCGCAATCTACCGGCTTCAACAAGTGAACCGGCTTGCGCAACGTGGGTCCCGAGGACCTGCCGCAGTCCACTGTGTAGAAGGTGTGTCGCTGTATGACTCACGGCGACAGCATTTCGGCGTTCACTATCTATTTCTGCTTGCACTGCGGTGTATGGTGTGATTTCACCTTCAAGCACCTTACACTTATGAACAACTAAGTCTGCTGAAGGTTTGAGCGTATCTTCTACAGCCAACTTGGCATTGCCGTTCTCAATTGTGCCGACATCGCCGACCTGTCCGCCCGATTCACCGTAAAAAGGCGTTCGGTTTAGCAGGACAAACACCCCATCTCCCTGCTGCGCGCTGGCGACTGATTCCGCGTTGGCGATTAAAGCCACGACTTCTGCATCGATGTTGTTTTGTGTGTAACCGACGAATTCTGTTTCGCCGTGCTCTTTGAGGACTTCGGCGTAAACAGAGATCTCTTCGTCTTTGGCACCACCTCTATCTTCCCATGCCGCCCGTCCACGCGCCCGTTGTCCTTCCATACTGTCTTCAAAGCCTGCCTCGTCAACCGTGAACCCACGTTCACGGGCGAGCATCTGGGTCAAATCAAGGGGAAAGCCGAAGGTGTCATACAACTCAAACGCCCGTTTTCCATCAATTTGTGTGTCGTTCTGTGCCTTGAGCGTGTCGAATGAGCGATCAAGGAGTTCCAAACCGCGTTCGATTGTTTGATGAAAACGGTGTTCCTCACCCTGAATCGTGCGAGTAATAAACTCATGACGCGGCAGCACATCAGGAAATACATCGCCAAGCAATTCGATGACGTTATCAACAAGTCGATAGATGAACGCTTCGTCCATCTCTAATTTCTTACCGTAAAGCACAGCCCGTCGCAAGATCCTGCGGATGACATACCCTCGCCCCTCGTTAGAGGGCATGACACCGTCTCCGATGGCAAAAGTCAAACACCGAATATGGTCAGCGATGACTCGGTGAGGGAGTCCACGTTCATCATCGAAATAGGCGGTGTCTGTCATATCCGCAATGGTCGCCAAAAGGGGTGTGAACAGATCCGTCTTGTAGTTTGTGTCAACACCTTGCAATATGGAGGTAATTCGTTCAAAGCCCATGCCTGTATCAACATGTGTTGCTGGCAGGGGTTCGAGCGTGCCGTCTTCGTTTCGGTTATACTGAATGAACACCAGATTCCAGAATTCTCTGAAGCGATCGCTCGTATTGGGACCCGCGTCTGGGTCGTTTACGGTTTCAGGGTAGGCTTCTACGCCCATGTCAACAAAGAGTTCGCTGCACGGACCACAGGGACCCGTCTCACCCATTTCCCAAAAGTTATCCTTATCGCAACGGCGGATACGCGAGTGTGGAAGGTCTGTCTCTTGGAGCCAGAGTTTTTCTGCTTCGTCGTCTTCAAGATAGACCGTTGCCCAGAGACGCTCTTTCGGGATCTGCCAAAGTTCGGTCACCAGTTCCCATGCGAAGGCGATGGCTTCCTGTTTGTAATAATCTCCGAATGACCAATTTCCGAGCATCTCAAAGAAAGTATGGTGACTTGGCGAGTAACCAACCTCTTCGAGATCGTTGTGTTTGCCACTGACGCGCAGACATTTTTGTGTGTCAACGGCGCGCGTGTACTTCCGCTGTCCAATACCGAGAAACACATCTTTGAATTGGTTCATACCCGCGTTCGTGAACAACAGCGTCGGGTCGTCTGCTGGTATCAAGGACGCACTCGACACGATGGTATGCCCGTGTTTGCGGAAGTATTCAAGGAAACCGGTTCTGATTTCATCTGATGTCATTTGTGGATGCTCTCCTACGTTATCCTACTCCTAATTATAGTCTATTTCTTACAGAAAAGTCAAGACAAAAACGGATACAAAGATCCGTTCGGGAAACTTTGGTATGATGTGCGGATGCGTTAAAAAATCTGCTCGAGTACATGCCGAACAATTTCCGATCCGAACCCGCGGCGCGCCAAAAATCCGTGTAATCGACGTTTAGCAACATGGATCGGCAGTCCTGTATACTGCTTCATCCGTTTTTGAGCAATCTGGAGGGCAACTTTCGCTTCGTCTTCAGTTTCTACGTTCGCTACAACCTGTTCTGCTGTCTCTTGGTCGATGCCTTTGTTGACAAGTTCTTTCTTGAGCAACATTTTTCCACGGGGATTCGATTTCTGCCTGCGGACTATCCAATTCTCTGCATACTGCCGGTCGCGAATATGTCCCGAATGAATCAACTCCTCGATCGTTGTTTCAATTGCTTTCGTTGAGAAACCTTCTCGCGCAAGTCGCTGTTCCATCTCATTTTTGGTATAAATTTTAGGCTTTCCTATAGGGCGAGAATCCTCTGAAGCGTCTACTGTAAGGGGATCTTTCTCTTCGCGGAGTAACCTGAGGGCGTAGTTCTTCGCACGCATCACTTCATCCGCTGCAATTAACTTTTCGATGATCTCAGCTTCAATTTCTAAACCGATACGTAATCCGAATTTTTCAACCAGAGATGTATGGATCACAACAAATGGAGTGTCATTCAGAAAAAGGTGTTGATGCGAAGGCAATTCAGGAACCGCCTGAATACTGGTGATTTTCTGTTTCATGTTTAATAAAAATCGTCCAGCGAAGAAGCAGGATGGCTATCCGCAATCGGAAACTTATAGTCGATAGCCGATAGCCGATAAACGTCTACGCGCCGCCGTTACTGCCTGCCCAGAGCGCACCTCGTTCCAGGAGCGTTCCGAACATCTCATGCTGACACGCCGCTGCATCATGACCCAGCGCGAGATAAAACACTTTACCTTCGCCCCAGTTCTTTGTCCATGCTACGGGTGCCGCCGCACCTTGCCATAGTGCTGACGCAAGTATGTGATTCCGAGGATCGTAATCGAGGATATACTGCTCATCCTCCACGACAAACTCGTCGAGCCCTTTTGTGATTTCATGTTCACTGTCAACGATGCTGACTTGGTAGTCGCGGTAGCGTGGGTGTGTAACGAAATAACCCCCTACCATTGAGCGGTACTCTGGACACTCACGGAACGAATCTGCTGCCGAGTGCACACCGACGTAGCCTTTACCGGAAGCGATGTGGTTGAGTAAACCATTCTTCTGTGCATCCGAAATCTCACCTATTGTGTAATAGAAAACAATGAGATCGTATGGATCTAAATTCGGTGAAACGAGAGCATCCAAATCTTCCTCGACTCGGGTAATCTCAAATTCATCTCGTTGTGAGAGAACCTTCACAATTTCATCACTACAGCCTTTCCAGTCATGGATGGCGCCGCCTGCAAAGACGAGTGTGTTAATTTTTGCCATTATTTAGCCTCCTTGCTATGTAATGGTGCTATTATATCACGCGCGCAAAAATGCAAGCAACTTTTTTTGATTTTTGCTAAAAACAGGAGGACTTGCTTTACGCAGACATTTGTGATAAAATTTGAAACAGTTTTTACTTCAGTATAGTATCCAAAACCCGTAGCCTGCAACACCGGCGCAGGCGGGTCTACGGAGAGGCACTTCATGCATCAAACCCATCTGACTGAACCGCAAGGAATACTTAAAAAGATCGCCATCTTTCCCGCAAGTTTCGACCCCGTCACGAATGGACACGTCGACCTCATTGATCGCATTTGCAACCTCGGTATCTTTGATGAACTGGTTGTTGCGATTGGTGTGAATCCTGCCAAACCGGCGCGCTTCACGCTTGAGGAACGCACCCAAATGCTTGAGACTGTCATTGAGCCGTATCCGCAAGCCACGATTGATGGGTATACTGGGTTAACTGTGCATTACGCACAGACACGCGGCGCATGCGCGATTGTTCGTGGACTGCGCGAAATCTCCGATTTTGAGTGGGAGTTCAAGATGGCGCGGATGAATCAACAGATCGCTCCAGACATTGATACCCTCTTTATGATGGCAAACACGCAATATGCGCATATCAGTTCGACGCTCGTGATGGAGGTTGTGCAGATGGCGCAGCGGAAGGTGAGTGAGGAGAAATTGCGGGAGATGGTACCGGCAGTTGTGGTCGAATTTATCAAAAAGAAATTTGATGTGCTATAAATAATTGCCAGTCGTCAGTAAAGAGGTTACCAATTATCCACAGCTTGAAATACTCCTGGGGCTTGAATTGTTACCGAAAAACCTCTTAACTGACGACTGATAACTGACAACTATTAAAACCGATTATCCAGACTCAGGCTCACGTTGAAGCCTGGGGCGTTTACACCCGTGCCGTGTGGCCGATACCGTTGATCAAGCAGGTTTTCGAGTGATAATGTCACGTGTGTGTAATCGAAGAGTTGAAACCCTCCGCGAACATTAAGGGTCCACCATCCTGGGGTCCCAGCATCCACTGCATAGCCGTTGGAATCGAATTCAACTTCGGCGGGATCGCGTGTTTTTCCGGGCATCCGGGGGTCGCGGATATCACTGCGGTTCAGTCGCCCCTGTTCTGCTGCGGCGCGCACATAAAAGGTCGCCCAATACTCTGTATTTAACGGTTCCCACTGGACCCCAACGATGCCGTTCAATGGAGGTTCCCTACGGACACGTGCTTCCCACGGCTTCTTCGGATCTGGTGTTTTGCCGCCAATTTTAAGGACTTCTCCACGTATCAATGCCCCATTGCCGTAGACCGACCAGACAGGATTGATCGGAACCAACCCAGCTAATTCAACGCCTTGGAACTCTGCCTCATCGACATTATCAAACACGAGTACGTCAATACCCTCATATTCTTTGATGAGGTCTTGATGGAGTTGCGGGAGTGTTTCACCTGTATATGCCTCTTGCACAGGTTTACGTGCCACTAAACCGCTAATCCGACTGTGGAAGAGTGTGAGAGTGCCATGGAAGTAGGCGTGCTTCGCCTTGAGACCGCTCTCAACTGTCCACGAAGTTTCCGGTCCAAGATCCGGACTCGGTGCAGTGACACCTTCATTGGTCACTTCCACCGCCGTTGTATCGTTCAACGAGGGGGCACGAAATGCTGTTCCAAAGTTGCTTACAAAGTTCAGGTGCTCTGTCAAACTCACCACGACGCCAGCACTTCCTGTTAGGCTGCTGTCGAATACATTGAACGCATCAAAAGCGTTATCTCGGACAGACAGATCTGCATGGGTCTGATAAAACGTAGCGCGTCCACCGAGGGTAAGTTCAACACGATCATGGACCGTAATTTCATCTTGCAAATACAGACTCGCATCCCAGAACTGAGA
This genomic interval from Candidatus Poribacteria bacterium contains the following:
- the larB gene encoding nickel pincer cofactor biosynthesis protein LarB: MEIAKLRILLEQVKGGEMAVDDALQSLRTLPFEDLGFSKIDHHRQLRTGFPEVIFCQGKTVEHVQQISERILAAGHPLLATRATPDMYKAVQAVQPMARYNELGRTITVSQSTKDTGAPGILVVSAGTSDLPVAEEAAETALMMGNQPERLYDVGVAGLHRLMSNHEKLLCARVIIVVAGMEGALPSVVGGLVDCPVIAVPTSIGYGASFGGLAALLGMLNSCASGVTVVNIDNGFGAGYSASLINRLDA
- a CDS encoding YtxH domain-containing protein is translated as MSNNGQNNGIAMIFAFVSGFMAGAVISLLYAPSSGKETRQKIRDTSIEAKNRTVEFANQTGDSARQGVQTIVEQGKESVHHIVDGGKERIHQASEQVKSAVETGRKVSADVRSKIAGSIPGVDDAEETEEA
- the alaS gene encoding alanine--tRNA ligase codes for the protein MTSDEIRTGFLEYFRKHGHTIVSSASLIPADDPTLLFTNAGMNQFKDVFLGIGQRKYTRAVDTQKCLRVSGKHNDLEEVGYSPSHHTFFEMLGNWSFGDYYKQEAIAFAWELVTELWQIPKERLWATVYLEDDEAEKLWLQETDLPHSRIRRCDKDNFWEMGETGPCGPCSELFVDMGVEAYPETVNDPDAGPNTSDRFREFWNLVFIQYNRNEDGTLEPLPATHVDTGMGFERITSILQGVDTNYKTDLFTPLLATIADMTDTAYFDDERGLPHRVIADHIRCLTFAIGDGVMPSNEGRGYVIRRILRRAVLYGKKLEMDEAFIYRLVDNVIELLGDVFPDVLPRHEFITRTIQGEEHRFHQTIERGLELLDRSFDTLKAQNDTQIDGKRAFELYDTFGFPLDLTQMLARERGFTVDEAGFEDSMEGQRARGRAAWEDRGGAKDEEISVYAEVLKEHGETEFVGYTQNNIDAEVVALIANAESVASAQQGDGVFVLLNRTPFYGESGGQVGDVGTIENGNAKLAVEDTLKPSADLVVHKCKVLEGEITPYTAVQAEIDSERRNAVAVSHTATHLLHSGLRQVLGTHVAQAGSLVEAGRLRFDFSHYESVSPEQLRDIEEFVNEKIRGNDALSISEMSLDEAKSKGALAFFGDKYGDIVRVVQAGNYSVELCGGTHVDATGELGFVKLMSESSIAAGVRRVEALTGTAAVATVQEDTLLLANVANLLKTPKTELPERIERLLQEQRDLAQQIQQLKSQQALANVGTLVEGATLVEDVRVVASLVTDADRNGLRKLVDELKTRLESGVVALAAVSGNEVAFVVGVTADLVKNRDLHAGKIVSELTQLADGRGGGRPELAQGGGKNPSKVNAAIAKTRDIVGQQLKA
- a CDS encoding RecX family transcriptional regulator, coding for MKQKITSIQAVPELPSHQHLFLNDTPFVVIHTSLVEKFGLRIGLEIEAEIIEKLIAADEVMRAKNYALRLLREEKDPLTVDASEDSRPIGKPKIYTKNEMEQRLAREGFSTKAIETTIEELIHSGHIRDRQYAENWIVRRQKSNPRGKMLLKKELVNKGIDQETAEQVVANVETEDEAKVALQIAQKRMKQYTGLPIHVAKRRLHGFLARRGFGSEIVRHVLEQIF
- a CDS encoding ThuA domain-containing protein, translated to MAKINTLVFAGGAIHDWKGCSDEIVKVLSQRDEFEITRVEEDLDALVSPNLDPYDLIVFYYTIGEISDAQKNGLLNHIASGKGYVGVHSAADSFRECPEYRSMVGGYFVTHPRYRDYQVSIVDSEHEITKGLDEFVVEDEQYILDYDPRNHILASALWQGAAAPVAWTKNWGEGKVFYLALGHDAAACQHEMFGTLLERGALWAGSNGGA
- the coaD gene encoding pantetheine-phosphate adenylyltransferase, with the protein product MLKKIAIFPASFDPVTNGHVDLIDRICNLGIFDELVVAIGVNPAKPARFTLEERTQMLETVIEPYPQATIDGYTGLTVHYAQTRGACAIVRGLREISDFEWEFKMARMNQQIAPDIDTLFMMANTQYAHISSTLVMEVVQMAQRKVSEEKLREMVPAVVVEFIKKKFDVL